Genomic DNA from Thalassoroseus pseudoceratinae:
AATTCTTCACGGCGGTGTGAATGCCCATATCCACGAGGAAAAATTTACGATTGTCGGGATTCTCCAGCGAACGGGAACGGCCAACGATCGCACGGCATTCGTGCAGCTCAGCGGGTTCTATTCGATCGCGGATCACAACGATACCAGCCTTGTCGAAGCCAAACGCCGAGAGCAAGAATTCTTCGGAACCGACTATGACCGTATCGTTGCAGAGTCCGAAAAGTTCCCCGATACCGACGTGAGCGGGGCATCCATTCCGACGGCACGCAAAGCGGTGACGGCGATTTTGGTCAAGTATCCGCGCAAGATGCTGACGGTGCCATCGACACTTTCGGGAATCATGAAGAAAGGGCACCGGGCTCAAGCAGTGAATCCGAATGCGGTCATGCGGCAACTGATGAACCTGATTGTCGGCAATGTCGCGTTGGCGATCGTTGTGATGACGGTGTTGGTCATCATCGTGTCCGGCATTGGTATTTTCGTGAGTATTTACAATTCCATGTCCGATCGACGCCGGGAAATCGGCATCATGCGGGCACTCGGAGCCCAACGCCAGACCGTATTTTCGATCATCATGGCCGAGTCGATCCTACTGTGTTTCGGTGGTGGACTGCTCGGTGTGCTGCTCGGACATGGTTTGGTGTTCCTCGGAGCGCCCATTGTAGAAGCAAAGACCGGGTTGGCTGTCGATCCGTTGACATTCCACTCGGCGGAACTTTATCTCCTGCCGGCTCTGTTAGTTTTGGCTTCGCTGGTGGGGTTTGTCCCGGCGTTGACGGCGTATCGGACGGATGTGTCGCGTGCGTTGGTTGAGTAAGTTCTCGGAATTTGGTGACATCCAACAAATCGGAGGATATTGACGTAAGAAATGAGACGAAGTGGCACGGAACGAGTGTTTTCGTCGTGTGCTGACTGCAAAAACAGAGTGAAAGACCGTGGAAGCCTGACATTCTGCTGGTAAGATGGTAATGCATCGACACTGCATCAAGATGTTCGCCGACCATATTGCGGACCTTCGGATATGGTCCCGGGGGACTTTGAATTTGGTGCGGTGACTGCAATACTCTGATCGTCTTTATCTTTTTCGTCGATCAATCGAGATCTCGATTGGCAATCGTTTGGCCATCCGTTGAGGAACCATGGACCATGTCACAATCAGTTTTGCCCCCGGAACCCGAAACGCAATCGGTCGCGGATGTTGCGGACGACACGGTGGAACCGGTCCAAACAACGTCGTTCGATCATCGGGACGAGTTTGAATACCGTCCCATGTCGTTGTGGGCTTCGGTGACTCTGTTTCTCGGGGTTTGCTCGTTGGCGGGGTTAGTTTCCCTCACCGGTCTCATGATCGGTGTCGCGACTGTGTTGGTCGGATGTTTCGCAGTCTATCGAATTCGCCGTGCCAAAGGCGAGTTGAGCGGCATTCCCCTGACCGTGGCTGGAATGGTTTTGGCGGTGGGTTTTACTTCCGTCGGGGCAACTTTTCAGTATCAAGACTATGTGAATGAACTTCCCCCGGGTTACAAACGGGTCAATTTTCCGAAGGATATCTCTGCGAAAGAATTTGTGCTTCGACGAGACGGTGAGCAGGCGTACTGGAGTTTGCATCCCGAGGTCGAGCCGCTCGTCGACGAGAAAATCTTCATCAAAGGTTATCTTTGGCAGTCTCGCGTTTCGGAGCGGATGTCGGAATTCGTGCTGCTCAAAGACAACGGCAAATGCTGCATGGGCGGCGATCCGAAACCGTTCGACATGATTGAAGTGCACATGAAAGATGGCAAGACCTTCGATTACACCGACGGATTGGTGGCGATCAGTGGTGTCCTGCGAGCCAACATGCGACCGGCTCCGGGCGAAGCCATCTACACACTCGAAGCCGACAACGCCGGTCGTGCCAAGACGGTGTTCTAAGTTCGGAAACCTATGGTTCCGTCGTCGAACCAAACCCAGGCGGCCTCGGAGGAACGATGATGGAATGGAGAGCATGTGGCGTCACCCTGCTTGGCCTTTGTCTATGGGGCTGCGGCAAGTCGCAGGACGGCGAATTCCACGATTACCCCGGCGAAGAAGCCCGAAAGACAGTGACCGAGTCGACGGATGACGGTCAGTCGTTGGGTTCAACAGATGGAGCGAACCAAACCGGCGAACCGACCGCTGTCGAGCCGAATGCGGATACGTCTCCGACGCCTCAGCCAATTGATCCGAAGACGCTCCCACCAACCGCACCCGCGGTCGCGGAGAAACAAAAAGGCGATGACAAACCGTTATCCGCCGGTGATCCATCCGATTCGCCGACCGAAACGGCAGCCAAACCGCGTGAAATTAAGGTTCTCATTCCGAACAAGGAGTTTCAGGAAGTTGGTCCTGAGAACGCGATTCGCGTTAGCTATGATGATATCGACTTGCTGAAAGTCTTGAATATGGACCCGGTCCCGGCGGACTGTGTGAAGTATTTTCCGGAATGGCTGAAGAATCTGGACGGTCAACGGATTCGGCTCCGTGGGTTTATGTACCCGCCGTTTCAGGAGACGGATTTACCGTTCTTCGTGTTGGCTCGTGACAACGCCATCTGTTGTTTCGGTCGAGACCCGAAACGCTACGATGTGATCGATGTCACGATGCGTGACGGAGAAACAACGGACTACATCGCAAACCGTCCGTTTGATGTCGTCGGTGTCTTTCACATCGCTCCGGAAACCTCTCAAGGTCAGTTGTACCAACTGTACCTGATTGATGATGCCGTCGTCATCGAACCATAATTGTGACCCTCGCCTCCACTCCAATGCCATGTTGCCAGGAGTTCTTGAACATGCGTCGTTTTGCTTTGTTTCTGACCATTGCCGCGATTGTTGGCGGCACGTCGCTGACGTTGGCTTGTCCGTTTTGTAGCGCGCCTTCGCTGACCCTCAGCGAACAGGTTGATGCGTCAGACGAAGTCGTTTTGGTGAAGTGGTTGTCGGCTCG
This window encodes:
- a CDS encoding ABC transporter permease; its protein translation is MNVFQIAFRSIRQRFVPSTLTGLSVALGVMLMVAVLVTYSVVNNAFQQRSIDYDLVVGKQGGEYQLVLSTIYRLETPPAPIPFRYYQVLKNRPSLFYEGVPAPEAAVPIVMGDTTQEGNFPIVGTTHEYFTNNYAPDRSFKIKGTGFTDSFDAIIGSHVAEQNGWDIGSTFQILHGGVNAHIHEEKFTIVGILQRTGTANDRTAFVQLSGFYSIADHNDTSLVEAKRREQEFFGTDYDRIVAESEKFPDTDVSGASIPTARKAVTAILVKYPRKMLTVPSTLSGIMKKGHRAQAVNPNAVMRQLMNLIVGNVALAIVVMTVLVIIVSGIGIFVSIYNSMSDRRREIGIMRALGAQRQTVFSIIMAESILLCFGGGLLGVLLGHGLVFLGAPIVEAKTGLAVDPLTFHSAELYLLPALLVLASLVGFVPALTAYRTDVSRALVE